A stretch of Vannielia litorea DNA encodes these proteins:
- a CDS encoding phytanoyl-CoA dioxygenase family protein, with protein MLTQSQIDTFNTEGVLVVDNVLPGDTLAAVKAEYAELMDRLYDGWHAEGKVPAPEGMDFWQKLLVSYEKGCAWFQPMDISLPGGEIEADTPFHFGPAVFDMLTCGRLLDMVESLIGPEITSNPIQHVRLKPPSRTLRAGETTAHMMATDWHQDRAVAHAEGDNTQMVTVWLAISDATLENGCLQVVPGKPQMYPHCPQRQTSIAKGLLDESKARPLPVKAGGAVLFHPLTPHASLDNVSDTFRWSFDIRYNVTGQPTGRAHFPDFIARSRARPETELKDWKTWKKMWLDCRARLAPAPLIPIHRWDGNAPVCA; from the coding sequence ATGCTCACCCAAAGCCAGATCGACACCTTCAACACCGAGGGCGTGCTCGTCGTCGACAACGTGCTGCCCGGCGACACGCTTGCGGCGGTGAAAGCCGAGTATGCCGAGCTGATGGACCGGCTCTATGACGGCTGGCACGCCGAGGGCAAGGTGCCCGCCCCGGAGGGCATGGACTTCTGGCAGAAGCTGCTGGTGAGCTACGAGAAGGGCTGCGCCTGGTTCCAGCCGATGGACATCTCGCTCCCCGGCGGCGAGATCGAGGCCGACACCCCCTTTCACTTCGGCCCCGCCGTCTTCGACATGCTCACCTGTGGCCGCCTGCTCGACATGGTCGAAAGCCTGATCGGCCCCGAGATCACCTCCAACCCCATCCAGCACGTGCGCCTCAAGCCGCCGTCGCGCACCCTGCGCGCCGGCGAGACCACCGCGCACATGATGGCGACCGACTGGCACCAGGATCGCGCCGTGGCCCATGCCGAGGGCGACAACACGCAGATGGTCACCGTCTGGCTGGCGATCTCCGATGCCACGCTGGAGAACGGCTGCCTCCAGGTCGTGCCCGGCAAGCCGCAGATGTATCCGCACTGCCCGCAAAGGCAGACCTCCATCGCCAAGGGCCTGCTCGACGAAAGCAAGGCGCGGCCCCTGCCGGTAAAGGCGGGCGGCGCGGTGCTGTTCCACCCGCTCACGCCCCACGCCTCGCTCGACAACGTCTCGGACACCTTCCGCTGGTCCTTCGACATCCGCTACAACGTCACCGGCCAGCCCACCGGCCGCGCCCATTTTCCCGATTTCATCGCCCGCTCGCGGGCCCGCCCCGAGACCGAGCTGAAGGATTGGAAGACGTGGAAGAAGATGTGGCTCGATTGCCGCGCCCGCCTCGCCCCCGCGCCCCTGATCCCGATCCACCGCTGGGACGGCAACGCCCCCGTCTGCGCCTGA
- a CDS encoding UxaA family hydrolase: MNTVRLSPADNVVTAIAPLEVGQEGASQLIPRGHKMATEAIARGEPVRKYAQIIGYAAEDIAQGAHVHTHNLEFRNVDTEYEFATNLRPVEPVATPDTFMGYRRSTGRVGTRNYIALLTSVNCSATAARQIAQHFTPERLAAYPNVDGVVAFVHGTGCAMGGDGTGFQLLQRTLWGYARNPNVGGVLMAGLGCEGMQIDWLLEAYGLTPGPLFQTMNIQDVGGLRKTVELGIAQVEAMLPEVNKARREECPASELMVGLECGGSDAWSGITANPAVGHACDLLVAQGGTGVLAETPEVYGAEHLLTARAKDRATGEKLIELIHWWEDYTARAGGSMDNNPSPGNKKGGLTTILEKSLGAASKGGTTPLMGVYRYAEPVTEKGFTFMDTPGYDPASVTGMIAGGANLVCFTTGRGSAFGSKPSPCMKVSSNSVLYEKQTDDMDVNAGRILTEGASVEEVGREIYQMWLRMASGEKTKSELQGLGDYEFVPWQVGAVM, encoded by the coding sequence ATGAACACCGTCCGCCTCTCCCCCGCCGACAACGTCGTCACCGCCATCGCCCCCCTCGAAGTGGGCCAGGAGGGCGCCAGCCAGCTCATCCCGCGCGGCCACAAGATGGCAACCGAGGCCATCGCCAGGGGCGAACCCGTGCGCAAATACGCCCAGATCATCGGCTATGCGGCAGAGGACATCGCGCAGGGCGCCCATGTCCACACCCACAACCTCGAGTTTCGCAATGTCGATACCGAGTATGAATTCGCCACCAACCTCCGCCCCGTGGAGCCCGTGGCCACGCCCGACACCTTCATGGGCTACCGCCGCAGCACGGGCCGCGTCGGCACCCGCAACTACATCGCGCTTCTGACCTCGGTGAACTGCTCCGCCACCGCTGCCCGCCAGATCGCCCAGCATTTCACGCCCGAAAGGCTCGCCGCCTATCCCAACGTCGATGGCGTGGTGGCCTTCGTCCATGGTACCGGTTGCGCGATGGGCGGCGACGGCACCGGCTTTCAGCTGCTCCAGCGCACCCTCTGGGGCTATGCCCGCAACCCCAATGTCGGCGGCGTGCTGATGGCGGGGCTGGGCTGCGAAGGCATGCAGATCGACTGGCTGCTCGAGGCCTACGGCCTCACCCCCGGCCCGCTCTTCCAGACGATGAACATCCAGGACGTCGGCGGCCTGCGCAAGACCGTCGAGCTGGGCATCGCCCAGGTCGAGGCCATGCTGCCCGAGGTCAACAAGGCCCGCCGCGAGGAATGCCCCGCCTCCGAGCTGATGGTCGGGCTCGAGTGCGGCGGCTCCGACGCCTGGTCGGGCATCACCGCCAATCCGGCCGTGGGCCACGCCTGCGACCTGCTGGTGGCCCAGGGCGGCACCGGCGTGCTGGCCGAAACGCCCGAGGTCTACGGCGCCGAGCACCTCCTGACCGCCCGCGCCAAGGACCGCGCCACCGGCGAAAAGCTCATCGAGCTGATCCACTGGTGGGAAGACTACACCGCCAGGGCGGGCGGCTCGATGGACAACAACCCCTCCCCCGGCAACAAGAAGGGCGGGCTGACCACGATCCTCGAAAAGTCGCTCGGTGCGGCCTCCAAGGGCGGCACCACGCCGCTGATGGGCGTCTACAGATACGCCGAGCCGGTGACCGAGAAGGGCTTCACCTTCATGGATACGCCGGGCTACGACCCGGCCTCGGTCACGGGCATGATCGCCGGCGGCGCCAACCTCGTCTGCTTCACCACCGGGCGCGGCTCCGCCTTCGGCTCCAAGCCCAGCCCCTGCATGAAGGTCTCCTCCAACTCGGTCCTCTACGAAAAGCAGACCGACGACATGGACGTGAACGCCGGCCGCATCCTCACCGAGGGCGCCTCCGTCGAGGAGGTGGGCCGCGAGATCTACCAGATGTGGCTCCGCATGGCCTCCGGCGAGAAGACCAAGTCCGAGCTGCAGGGCCTCGGCGACTACGAGTTCGTCCCCTGGCAGGTCGGAGCCGTGATGTGA
- a CDS encoding Gfo/Idh/MocA family protein yields the protein MSAALPLCIIGAGAIGMRHVEVASASPDVTISAIVEPHAPRRAELAAQGLPMVASLAEVPEGTRAAIIASPTNDHFATALACLERGWHVLVEKPITTTPGEARRLEAEAKARGLHLITGHHRRCHPYTQQARAALGTLGRLVGLSGHWSLRKHNTYYDVEWRRSPGAGPVMTNLCHEADLLAFLLGPITEVTALTSNTVRGHVIEDTAALAFRFESGVLGSYFVSDAGASPWSFEASSSENPDIAGSGQDYLRFTGTEGALEFPSLTRWGASAPGEVEWRKPLARTPGPETPRIDPLAEQLRRFAALCAGGTDNVLCTAAEGRAALEVTLATLLSARESRPVAPGEVPDDFRGH from the coding sequence GTGAGCGCGGCCCTCCCGCTCTGCATCATCGGCGCGGGCGCCATCGGCATGCGTCACGTCGAGGTCGCCAGTGCCTCGCCCGATGTGACCATCAGCGCCATCGTCGAGCCCCACGCGCCGCGCCGCGCCGAACTGGCGGCGCAGGGCCTGCCCATGGTGGCAAGCCTCGCCGAGGTGCCCGAGGGCACCCGCGCGGCGATCATCGCCTCGCCCACCAACGATCACTTCGCCACCGCGCTCGCCTGCCTCGAGCGCGGCTGGCACGTGCTGGTCGAAAAGCCCATCACCACCACACCCGGCGAGGCCCGCAGGCTCGAGGCCGAGGCCAAGGCGCGCGGCCTCCACCTCATCACCGGCCACCACCGCCGCTGCCACCCCTACACCCAGCAGGCCCGCGCCGCGCTCGGCACGCTGGGCCGGCTCGTCGGCCTCTCCGGGCACTGGTCGCTGCGCAAGCACAACACCTATTACGATGTCGAGTGGCGCCGCTCTCCCGGCGCCGGGCCGGTGATGACCAACCTCTGCCACGAGGCCGACCTCCTGGCCTTCCTCCTCGGCCCGATCACGGAAGTCACGGCGCTCACCTCCAACACGGTGCGCGGCCATGTCATCGAGGATACCGCCGCGCTGGCCTTCCGCTTCGAGAGCGGCGTGCTCGGCAGCTACTTCGTCTCCGATGCCGGGGCCTCGCCCTGGTCCTTCGAGGCCAGCAGCTCCGAAAACCCCGACATCGCCGGCTCCGGGCAGGATTACCTGCGCTTCACCGGCACCGAGGGCGCGCTGGAGTTTCCCTCGCTCACCCGCTGGGGCGCCTCGGCCCCCGGCGAGGTCGAATGGCGCAAGCCGCTCGCGCGCACCCCCGGCCCCGAGACCCCGCGCATCGACCCGCTGGCCGAGCAGCTCCGCCGCTTCGCCGCACTCTGCGCCGGTGGCACCGATAACGTGCTCTGCACCGCCGCCGAGGGCCGCGCCGCGCTCGAGGTCACCCTGGCCACCCTGCTCTCCGCCCGCGAGAGCCGCCCGGTCGCACCCGGCGAGGTGCCCGACGATTTCCGGGGGCACTGA
- a CDS encoding NAD(P)/FAD-dependent oxidoreductase: MARRKRIAIAGRGLIGAAAARHAALAGHEVTLIGPSEPETWADHPGPFASHYDEGRITRANDSRAYYVEAAMASIARYAEIEAQSGISFFTEAGALLAGAAGYMGEVAANRTRFAVASDLLDAPALARRFPFFALPSDWTGLHEASGAGHISPRRLVAAQTEAARRAGARVIDAEVIHVAPGRLRTGHTDFEAEEIIVAAGGWTDALLGRAPTLLVRPRTVALAEIGQAEAARLAAMPSAVLDTENGAYILPPIRYPDGKLWLKIGGDWQDDRLTTQSEINAWFRAGGAAAVRDRLADQLRQFLPGLAWESLRMAPCVTSWTATGTPEIARLSAGLTLATGGNGASAKCSDELGRRATAIATGLAATEAEAS, encoded by the coding sequence ATGGCCCGTCGCAAGCGCATCGCCATCGCCGGGCGGGGGCTGATCGGCGCCGCCGCCGCCCGCCACGCGGCGCTCGCCGGCCACGAGGTCACCCTCATCGGCCCCTCCGAGCCCGAGACCTGGGCCGATCACCCCGGCCCCTTCGCCTCGCATTACGACGAGGGCCGCATCACCCGCGCCAACGACAGCCGCGCCTATTACGTCGAGGCCGCCATGGCCTCCATCGCCCGCTATGCCGAGATCGAGGCGCAGAGCGGCATCTCCTTCTTCACCGAGGCCGGGGCGCTCCTGGCCGGGGCGGCAGGCTACATGGGCGAAGTCGCCGCCAACCGCACCCGCTTTGCCGTGGCCTCCGACCTGCTCGACGCCCCGGCGCTGGCCCGGCGCTTTCCCTTCTTCGCCCTGCCGTCCGACTGGACCGGACTCCACGAGGCCAGCGGCGCCGGCCACATCAGCCCCCGCCGCCTCGTCGCCGCGCAAACCGAGGCCGCCCGCCGCGCCGGCGCGCGGGTGATCGACGCCGAGGTGATCCACGTCGCCCCCGGCCGTCTTCGCACCGGCCACACCGATTTCGAGGCCGAGGAAATCATCGTGGCCGCCGGCGGCTGGACCGACGCGCTGCTGGGCCGCGCACCCACCCTCCTCGTCCGCCCCCGCACCGTGGCACTGGCCGAGATCGGCCAGGCCGAGGCCGCCCGCCTCGCCGCCATGCCTTCGGCGGTGCTCGACACCGAGAACGGCGCCTACATCCTGCCGCCCATCCGCTACCCTGACGGCAAGCTCTGGCTCAAGATCGGCGGCGACTGGCAGGACGACCGGCTAACGACGCAATCCGAGATCAACGCCTGGTTCCGCGCCGGCGGCGCGGCCGCCGTGCGCGACCGCCTCGCCGACCAGCTCCGCCAGTTTCTCCCCGGCCTCGCCTGGGAGAGCCTCCGCATGGCCCCCTGCGTCACGAGCTGGACCGCGACCGGCACCCCCGAGATCGCCCGCCTCTCCGCCGGGCTCACCCTCGCCACCGGCGGCAACGGCGCATCCGCCAAATGCTCCGACGAGCTGGGCCGCCGCGCCACCGCCATCGCCACCGGCCTCGCCGCCACCGAGGCCGAGGCCTCATGA
- a CDS encoding NAD(P)-dependent oxidoreductase translates to MTKPRIGFIGMGLMGRAMVECLQAADYPVTVLGNRDRTGVEEALARGATEAPDAAALTAEADIVMLCVGTSEQVESRVYGPKGVLESARDGLVVIDFGTSLPASTKKIAADLAARGAAYLDAPLGRTPAHAREGKLNIMAAGDRAAYDRVKPVLDTLGENVFHLGASGNGHTIKLINNFFAMTTASAMSEAFALAEAAGIDRSALYDVMAAGPNHSGMMDFIRNYAVDGQIDLAFSVANGAKDVGYYRQMATDLGLHSRMSTAADATLREARDGGAGEIMVPELVDWMDKNLGKEPK, encoded by the coding sequence ATGACCAAACCCCGTATCGGCTTCATCGGCATGGGCCTGATGGGCCGCGCGATGGTGGAATGCCTGCAGGCCGCCGACTACCCCGTGACCGTGCTCGGCAACCGCGACCGCACCGGCGTCGAGGAGGCGCTCGCCCGTGGCGCCACAGAGGCCCCCGATGCCGCCGCGCTCACCGCCGAAGCCGATATCGTCATGCTTTGCGTCGGCACCTCCGAGCAGGTCGAAAGCCGCGTCTACGGCCCCAAGGGCGTGCTCGAATCCGCCCGCGACGGGCTGGTGGTGATCGACTTCGGCACCTCCCTGCCCGCCTCCACCAAGAAGATCGCCGCCGATCTCGCCGCGCGCGGCGCCGCCTACCTCGACGCGCCGCTGGGCCGCACGCCCGCCCACGCGCGGGAGGGCAAGCTCAACATCATGGCCGCCGGCGACCGCGCCGCCTATGACAGGGTCAAACCCGTGCTCGACACCCTGGGCGAGAACGTTTTTCACCTCGGCGCCTCCGGCAACGGCCACACCATCAAGCTCATCAACAACTTCTTTGCCATGACCACCGCCTCGGCCATGTCCGAGGCCTTCGCCCTCGCCGAAGCCGCCGGCATCGACCGCAGCGCGCTCTACGATGTCATGGCCGCAGGGCCCAACCACTCCGGCATGATGGATTTCATCCGCAACTACGCGGTGGACGGCCAGATCGACCTCGCCTTCTCGGTCGCCAACGGCGCCAAGGACGTGGGCTACTACCGCCAGATGGCCACCGACCTCGGGCTGCACTCGCGCATGTCCACCGCCGCCGACGCCACGCTGCGCGAGGCGCGCGACGGCGGCGCGGGCGAGATCATGGTGCCCGAACTGGTCGACTGGATGGACAAGAATCTCGGAAAGGAACCGAAATGA
- a CDS encoding SDR family oxidoreductase, producing the protein MRLAGKKAFVTAAGQGIGRATAETLAREGAEVTATDLKAGLLDGLEVAHSFALDVLDPAALTRAIEAARPDVLVNCAGWVHAGTVMEATDDEFDFAMNLNVRSQFHAIRAALPHMRSQGGGAIVNIASVASSIMGVPNRFIYGTSKAAVIGLTKSVARDCITDKIRCNCIAPGTVDSPSLHQRLRDTGDYEAAMKAFVARQPMGRIGTAQEIADLVLYLACDESRYLTGQCITIDGGMTL; encoded by the coding sequence ATGAGACTCGCAGGCAAAAAGGCCTTCGTCACCGCCGCCGGCCAGGGCATCGGCCGCGCCACCGCCGAAACCCTCGCCCGCGAGGGCGCCGAGGTCACCGCGACCGACCTGAAGGCCGGCCTGCTCGACGGGCTGGAGGTCGCCCACAGCTTTGCGCTCGACGTGCTCGACCCCGCCGCCCTGACCAGGGCCATCGAGGCGGCCAGACCCGACGTGCTGGTCAACTGCGCCGGCTGGGTCCACGCCGGCACCGTTATGGAGGCCACCGACGACGAGTTCGACTTCGCGATGAACCTCAACGTGCGCTCGCAGTTCCACGCTATCCGCGCCGCCCTGCCGCACATGCGCAGCCAGGGCGGCGGCGCCATCGTCAACATCGCCTCGGTGGCGTCGTCGATCATGGGCGTGCCCAACCGCTTCATCTACGGCACCTCCAAGGCCGCCGTGATCGGCCTCACCAAGTCGGTCGCCCGCGATTGCATCACCGACAAGATCCGCTGCAACTGCATCGCGCCGGGCACCGTCGACAGCCCCTCGCTGCACCAGCGCCTGCGCGACACCGGCGATTACGAGGCCGCGATGAAGGCCTTCGTCGCCCGCCAGCCGATGGGCCGCATCGGCACCGCCCAGGAGATCGCCGACCTGGTGCTCTACCTCGCCTGCGACGAAAGCCGCTACCTGACCGGCCAGTGCATCACCATCGACGGTGGCATGACCCTGTGA
- a CDS encoding DMT family transporter has protein sequence MSEPLPREERTTAGVATMLLAVVFFICIDTSAKWLTLSGLPVLMVVFARYFGHFTYACLIYIPQEGLGCFRSRSPLKQFLRSCFLFGSTVLNFFALKYLPITVTTTIMFAGPIVVTLLAIPLLGEKVGLRRFLAVATGFLGVLVVIQPWSAEWHPAMLFSLAALLMASLYFVMTRMLAGIETNATQQVWSAGIASLVLAPFAFFAWTWPETTTQWVVLFAIGFFGMFGHILATTAHRWADASILAPMVYSQIFLAAISGILVFDTWPTIWTLAGGLIIIGSGLYIWQRERALRKRQLMNAAHPKY, from the coding sequence GTGAGCGAACCCCTCCCGAGAGAAGAACGCACCACCGCGGGCGTGGCCACCATGCTGCTGGCGGTGGTGTTCTTCATCTGCATCGACACCTCCGCCAAATGGCTCACCCTCTCCGGCCTGCCGGTGCTGATGGTGGTCTTCGCCCGCTACTTCGGCCATTTCACCTATGCCTGCCTCATCTACATCCCGCAGGAGGGGCTGGGCTGCTTCCGCTCGCGCTCGCCGCTCAAGCAGTTCCTGCGGAGCTGCTTTCTCTTCGGCTCCACCGTGCTCAACTTTTTCGCGCTGAAATACCTGCCGATCACCGTGACCACGACGATCATGTTCGCCGGGCCCATCGTGGTCACCCTTCTGGCCATCCCGCTGCTGGGCGAAAAGGTCGGCCTGCGCCGGTTTCTTGCCGTGGCGACGGGCTTTCTGGGCGTTCTGGTGGTGATCCAGCCCTGGAGCGCCGAATGGCACCCGGCCATGCTGTTCTCGCTCGCCGCCCTGCTCATGGCCTCGCTCTACTTCGTGATGACCCGCATGCTCGCCGGGATCGAGACCAACGCCACCCAGCAGGTCTGGTCCGCCGGGATCGCCTCTCTCGTGCTCGCGCCCTTCGCCTTTTTCGCCTGGACCTGGCCGGAAACCACGACCCAATGGGTCGTGCTCTTCGCCATCGGCTTCTTCGGCATGTTCGGCCACATCCTCGCCACCACCGCGCACCGCTGGGCCGATGCCTCGATCCTCGCGCCGATGGTCTATTCCCAGATCTTCCTCGCCGCGATCTCGGGCATCCTGGTCTTCGACACATGGCCCACGATCTGGACGCTGGCAGGCGGGCTCATCATCATCGGCTCCGGCCTCTACATCTGGCAACGCGAGCGTGCCCTGCGCAAACGCCAGCTGATGAACGCGGCCCACCCCAAGTACTGA
- a CDS encoding S8 family peptidase: MSARSVLWRTVAVFLMPLALAGCGGGGGDDDDTSGSGGGSSSSSSSSGGTGSSGSSGGSGSSILASYFVESFEAFRTAAQQRINSNPRYLRQQNTWYTDDDNSGGLSAGDRTYSTYPLKSSGVYWAHAAGLTGAGQIIGIIDDGLLAAHEAFAGKSVSTAAGSGVGDHGTTVASVAAGDSSYMIGMAPGADLAFGSYNTHTTRAAGTRLAESLGAVALNNSWGFVNTPVTTTNFNAVFAGTAGQDYLAALRSYSSQGVVIFAASNDETDTRADLMAALPHLQPDLEPGWLAVINGAVTMSGDDIIAAERISAPCLEAAAWCLAAEGTWVGATATSTSSYELNTGTSFAAPMVAGAMAILAEAFPDMSPHDLRIRLLASADNQFAGFTASGSVELVEGFTHDISDEWGHGFLDVQAALLPIGPTVASMADGSSHDLSEPLVIEGAATGDAVARALRGVTLAASDALDAPFAIAAETLAARRAPTSLATRRQREWRQNDHLECCATAEWFDTSRTLSLSQHDSFLRLALPDDSDEAGSFGMTLGRAFSGDVVDVSLRLTLGRDEGDLLPSWYSGGGNTIVAAELGLGTQISRQSRIELSASLGAGFANGNTDGVSSGTARLNAASAALVSRDVFQRDDRLTLRIGMPVAVTGGSTNVTLPVATRSGITSFQDIEIDLAPSHRETRFGVEYEVNVAQGTDMVFAAMHAENFGNVSGQRNTGVFLGLRSRF; this comes from the coding sequence TTGTCCGCACGCTCGGTGCTCTGGCGCACCGTCGCGGTCTTCCTGATGCCCCTCGCCCTCGCGGGATGCGGCGGTGGCGGCGGCGACGACGACGATACGAGCGGCTCCGGCGGCGGCAGCTCCTCCTCATCCAGCTCCTCGGGCGGCACGGGCAGCAGCGGCTCCTCAGGCGGGTCGGGCAGCTCGATCCTCGCCAGCTATTTCGTCGAGAGCTTCGAGGCCTTCCGCACCGCCGCCCAGCAACGGATCAACAGCAATCCCCGCTACCTGCGCCAGCAGAACACCTGGTATACGGACGACGACAACAGCGGCGGGCTCAGCGCCGGCGACCGCACCTACAGCACCTACCCGCTGAAAAGCTCGGGCGTCTACTGGGCCCATGCCGCCGGGCTCACCGGCGCGGGCCAGATCATCGGCATCATCGACGACGGGCTGCTTGCCGCGCACGAGGCCTTCGCGGGCAAGTCCGTCAGCACTGCCGCAGGCTCCGGCGTGGGCGATCACGGCACCACCGTCGCCTCCGTCGCCGCAGGCGACTCCTCCTACATGATCGGCATGGCTCCGGGCGCCGACCTCGCCTTCGGCAGCTACAACACCCACACCACCCGTGCCGCCGGCACCCGCCTGGCCGAGAGCCTCGGCGCCGTGGCGCTGAACAACTCCTGGGGCTTCGTCAACACGCCGGTGACCACCACCAATTTCAACGCCGTCTTCGCCGGCACCGCCGGGCAGGATTACCTCGCCGCGCTGCGCAGCTACAGCAGCCAGGGCGTCGTGATCTTCGCCGCCAGCAACGACGAGACCGACACGCGCGCCGATCTGATGGCCGCCCTGCCTCATCTCCAGCCCGATCTCGAGCCCGGCTGGCTCGCCGTGATCAACGGCGCGGTCACCATGAGCGGGGATGACATCATCGCCGCCGAGCGCATCTCGGCCCCCTGCCTCGAGGCCGCCGCCTGGTGCCTCGCCGCCGAGGGCACCTGGGTGGGCGCAACGGCCACCAGCACCTCCAGCTACGAGCTGAACACCGGCACCTCCTTCGCCGCACCGATGGTCGCAGGCGCCATGGCGATCCTCGCCGAGGCCTTCCCCGACATGTCGCCCCACGACCTGCGCATCCGCCTTCTGGCCTCCGCCGACAACCAGTTCGCGGGCTTCACCGCCAGCGGCTCGGTCGAGCTGGTCGAGGGCTTCACCCACGACATCAGCGACGAGTGGGGCCACGGCTTTCTCGACGTGCAGGCCGCGCTCCTGCCCATCGGCCCCACCGTGGCCAGCATGGCCGACGGCAGCAGCCACGACCTTTCCGAGCCGCTCGTGATCGAGGGGGCCGCCACCGGCGATGCCGTGGCCCGGGCCCTGCGCGGCGTCACCCTCGCCGCCTCCGACGCGCTCGATGCCCCCTTTGCCATCGCCGCCGAAACCCTCGCCGCCCGCCGCGCCCCCACCTCGCTGGCCACCCGCCGGCAGCGCGAGTGGCGTCAGAACGATCACCTCGAGTGCTGCGCCACAGCCGAATGGTTCGACACCTCCCGCACCCTCTCGCTCTCGCAACACGACAGCTTCCTGCGCCTCGCCCTGCCCGATGACAGCGACGAGGCCGGCAGCTTCGGCATGACCCTCGGCCGCGCCTTCTCGGGGGATGTGGTCGATGTCTCCCTGCGCCTCACGCTGGGCCGCGACGAGGGCGATCTGCTGCCCAGCTGGTATTCCGGCGGCGGCAACACCATCGTGGCCGCCGAGCTCGGCCTCGGTACCCAGATCTCCCGCCAGAGCCGCATCGAGCTCTCCGCCAGCCTCGGCGCCGGCTTCGCCAACGGCAACACCGATGGCGTCTCCTCCGGCACCGCCCGGCTCAACGCCGCCAGCGCCGCTCTGGTCTCGCGCGACGTGTTCCAGCGCGACGACAGGCTCACCCTGCGCATCGGCATGCCGGTCGCGGTCACCGGCGGCAGCACCAACGTGACCCTGCCGGTCGCCACCCGCAGCGGCATCACCAGCTTTCAGGATATCGAGATCGACCTCGCCCCGAGCCACCGCGAGACCCGCTTCGGCGTGGAATACGAGGTCAACGTCGCCCAGGGCACCGACATGGTCTTCGCCGCCATGCACGCGGAGAACTTCGGCAACGTCTCGGGCCAGCGCAACACCGGCGTCTTCCTGGGTCTGCGCAGCCGGTTCTGA
- a CDS encoding SDR family oxidoreductase: MARSIIITGGGSGVGRATAEAFLDAGWRVGLIGRRRDALEETAGGREALVLPCDVTDEAAVEAAFAEAVKAWGRVDAVFNNAGVSLGGAMIDEIAVDDWRKLIDINVTGSFIVARAAFGVMRKQQPQGGRIINNGSISAHVPRWGSAPYTASKHAITGLTRSLSLDGRAFNIACGQIDIGNALTPMAAKMQKGVPQADGSIAVEPVMDVDHVGASVLHMAQLPLETNVQFMTVMASAMPFIGRG, from the coding sequence ATGGCCAGGAGCATCATCATCACGGGCGGCGGCTCGGGCGTGGGGCGGGCGACGGCGGAGGCGTTCCTTGACGCCGGCTGGCGCGTCGGGCTGATCGGGCGGCGCAGGGACGCGCTGGAGGAGACGGCGGGCGGGCGCGAGGCGCTGGTGCTGCCCTGCGACGTGACCGACGAGGCGGCCGTGGAGGCCGCCTTTGCCGAGGCAGTGAAGGCCTGGGGCCGGGTTGACGCGGTGTTCAACAACGCGGGCGTGAGCCTGGGCGGCGCGATGATCGACGAGATCGCGGTGGACGACTGGCGCAAGCTCATCGACATCAACGTGACCGGCTCCTTCATCGTGGCGCGCGCCGCCTTTGGCGTGATGCGCAAGCAGCAGCCGCAGGGCGGGCGGATCATCAACAACGGCTCGATCAGCGCCCATGTGCCGCGCTGGGGCTCGGCGCCCTACACCGCCTCCAAGCACGCGATCACCGGGCTGACCCGCAGCCTCTCGCTGGACGGGCGGGCCTTCAACATCGCCTGCGGGCAGATCGACATCGGCAACGCGCTGACGCCGATGGCGGCGAAGATGCAGAAGGGCGTGCCGCAGGCGGATGGCTCGATTGCGGTGGAGCCGGTGATGGACGTGGACCACGTGGGCGCCTCGGTGCTGCACATGGCGCAGCTGCCGCTGGAGACCAACGTGCAGTTCATGACCGTCATGGCCAGCGCGATGCCCTTCATCGGGCGCGGCTGA